The nucleotide window GTTTTGGAGCATAAATGCTTTGGGATCTGCCGTCGCTTGAGGTCCCCATGGCCTTTATCACCGCATAAATCTTGTCTCCATCTTTTTTTGCCTCTTCCAGTCTTTTAAGCACAACAAGGCCGACACCTTCTCCCAGCACCGTACCATCCGCATCCTTGGAAAATGGTCTTGCATCTCCGGTGGGTGAAAGGATATGGGTTTTTGAAAAGCACATGTACATGAAAATGTCATTTAGCGTATCTACACCACCGGTAATCACCATATCACTCTTACCGGATATGAGTTCCATGAGGCCAAGGTGTATGGCGCTCATGGAACTGGCACATGCCGCATCAACCACACAGTTGGTGCCGCCCAAACCCAGGCGGTTGCATATTCTTCCTGCGACCACATTTCCCAGCAGGCCGGGAAAGGAGTTTTCCTGCCATGAGATGTATGAATCGGATATTTTATCAATAACGGTTTCAGTGGTTTGTCGAGGGACGCCGGCTTGTTGAAGGGCTTTGCGCCATTTGGGAAAGCCGAGTCTTGAGCTTAAAGGGATCACCAGTTCCTGTGTCCCGGTGACTCCAAGTATGACGCTGGTTTTATCCCGGTCAAACGCTTTTTCTTTTCCATAGCCGGCGTCATCCATGGCCATTTTAGCGGCCATCAGGCTAAGGAGCTGGGAAGTATCCGTTGCTTCAATCGAGTTGGGGGGAATTCCGAATTCGGCCGGATCAAAAGAGACAGGGGAGAGAAAGCCGCCACGCTTGCAATAGGTGTGATCCGCTTTTTTGGGATCAGTATCAAAGTACTCTTCCGCAGACCAGTGGGTGTCGGGGAGGTCGGTTATGCCGTCCTCACCGCGTGAAATAAGACGCCAGTATTCCTTGACGCCCGGTGATTTGGGGAAAAAACATCCTATCCCTATAATAGCGACAGGAATATTGGGTATGGTTTTGATATTTTTCAATTTGCAGTACTTTAAAACTTAAGAGTTCGGCTTTTTTCGTGGCCAACGCTTCTATCAAGTATTAAGCAATTTTAATAATATAACGCATAAAAACCATATTTGCAAGGACTTGACAACAAATAATCTGGTTGATAAGGTGGTGTAACAACTTATCAACATAAAAATATGATTAAATTTTACACCAACAGGGAGTTATCACAAAAACTGAACATAAATCTTGCCAGGTTCAAGCGCTGGTCCCGTGAGTTTCTGCCGCCGGATCCGCTGGGAGGCATGCAATCCGGATATGCAAGACAGTATTCTATAGATAATGCTTTTACAATCTATCTTGGCGGACATTTAGTCGGTGAACTTAAATATACTATTCCGCAAGCAAACAAAATACTTGAAGATTTAAAAAAGTGGTTAAGGGAAAACGATTTTTACATAAACACTGAAAATCCCGGGAAAACCGGAAATAAAGCCCGGGCCCTGGTGAAAGAGTATATCATTTTTATTCTGCAGGAAAATGATTTAGCAACAGGTTCCGGCAAGTTTTCATACAGAATCCGAGGTATAATAAGCAATTTAACGGCAAATAATAATGAGTATGGGGTTAGAGAGGAACGCTATATTGAGGATTATGTTCCGGCTGATAAAAGAAATAATCATATAGTCTGCGAAAAAATGCTGAAGATAACCATGCTTCATCGTTATTTTAAAACCTGTGTAACTCAGGTGGATAGGCTGAAGACTGAAGACTGTTAGGGAAAAGCGCATTCTGAAGCCATGTTTGGTGCAAAAATAAGATATTTCCACCCAAGAACGGCAACCGTGCTTTTTTGACCCCTTCGGCCTTCAGTCTAAACAGCTTCAACCTGACTATGTGAGTTAAAAATGTTTGGATTAAAGCCGATGGTCTTGTAAAAGTAGAATTTACCACAGAGGACAAGAAGTTCACAGAGATAGCTGATTAATAAAACAAGATATTCTCTGTGTTCTCTGCGAGCTCAGCGGTGGGAATCCATACTTTTATCGTATCAAAACCGCCCTCGACTTTTTCCCGTCAATTTTCAACGTGATGGGCCGGTCCAGTTTTACATGCCTCAAATAGTCGGTTTCACTTTGGGGCAATAGAGATTTCAACCATTTCCAGTCCAGAAAATCTTCATCATTTTCTTTTATGGTCAGGTAGCTGATACCCAGAGAGGTGATGTTGTGAAAAAAATGGGATCCTTGGGAAGGATCGGCCTTTAAGTTTTCCGCTGTGGTTTCGATTACCGCTCCTATGCCTGAAATATTGTTCCAGGTGACAGGAATTCCCAGCCACCGGTCGGCCGAGCCCCACCTTCCCGGACCGATCAGAAGATATTTTTTGTTTTGCTGTACCATCTGCCGGTTCATTTTTCCTATTTCAGCGGCTATTTCAACGGTTCGTGCCGGGTCAAACGAATCAGGTCTGACATAAATGATGTCGGTAATATCTTCAAATTTACCATTACCCAGGGCCATGGTTGAAAAACAGAAAGCGCGCCTTATATCTTTCTGGGTAATTTCAACATCCCGGTTATACTGGCTGATGGCCATCGGTCTGATCTGAAGCAGGGAGAATTCCGCTTTTTTCTTGTTATTGAAATCGATACTAACGGAAAACTCGATTTCAACCGGAGACCCCATCCCTTTTCTTCCTATTTTCAGGATTTCGCTAAGGATCGGTGGGAGCGGAAATAAATCATATTTTAATATACCGGCAAAGGTAAGAACCCGATAACCGGGAACATTACCTGCGTCACGTATCCTGTTTTCTTCAGGAATGTAAGTGCTGGAAAGATGAACCACAGGTGCATGATCGGATACGTCATCTATTTCCAGCTTTTCAAGAGTTGCGTCATCTGTTGCATTATCTTGCGATTCCAAAGATTCCGCTGAATCAACCATTTTCAGTGCAAAGAAAAACCGCTGTGAATTTTTTAAAATGTCATCTACGGTAGAAAACTGTGGGAGGAATTGTGGATATTTTGGTGAAAAGCGAAGGGATGTCCCCCCTTCAACCACTGTTTTACCCAATCCCAGTGCAATATGGGCAATTCCCTCCTCCGGTTTCATATGGGATATGGGATAGAAGTTGTAAGACTGGGCCACTCCTGCAAGTGCCGGATAGAAGTAATCGCCTTGCCGGTTCCCGCTAAGCTGCTGTATAATCACCGCCATTTTTTCATCTTCGGTTCGATGCAAGGTACTTCTGGCATAGGCCCTTGGTATTTCAAGATATGTGGAGGCATACACCAGTTTTATGGCGATCTCAAGTTGCACGAGCCTCTGATCAGGGTCTGGGTCTTGGTTGGGCAGCATATAAGTCTTGTAGATACCGGCAAAAGGTTGAAATTGGGCATCTTCAAGAAGGCTGGATGAGCGAATGGCCAGAGGATAGTTTATATGTTCAATAAATAATTTAAGGTTGCTGTGAAGCCAATCGGGTAGGGAGGATTGTAAGAAAATCTCAGAAATCTGGTTATCACTATAGTCGCTGGTGGGAATGTCTCTCAGCTTGTTTTCGTTGATAAATGAATCAAAAGCTTCTGTAGAGATGACCAGGGTTTTGGGAACGCTGATGGTGATGTCATTAAATTTTTTATGGATATGAGGATTTTTCTTAAGCTGGGTGGACATGAATGCCAGGCCTCTGGCTTTTCCACCGAGGGAACCTTTGCCGATTTTAATGAAATCAGCATCCGGATCAAAAGCATCTGAAACAAAATCGGTGATGATCCCTTTCTGGCGGCCCATTCTCCGTTCTTGAATAGAGGCAACCAGATGATCTTTTAATTCTTTGATGTTTGGGAAGTCAGATGTTTTCAAGGGCTTAAGCTTTGAGGCCAGCAGGATTTCAGAACGGGCCATGAGCCAGCTTGAAAAGTGATTCCGGGTGGCATGAAAAAAGATAGATTTATCGGGAATAGAAGGAACAACCTTTTCCATTTCCATGAGATTAGAGGCCCTGGCTATTTCCCTGCCGTTGGGAAGACGAAAGATGAAATCGCCGAAGCCGAGTCTGTCCATAAAAAAAGAGCGGATTTCAGAATGGAGTGCGGGCGAATTTTTATTGAGAAAAACAGCAGGAATCTTTTCTGCTTTTTTGCGGTTTGCCTCTTCCGAGCTTAAGTTTAGTAAAGGGATATCCGGAATTTCTTTTTTTATCATGGAAAGGAGATCGAATCCCGCTCGATTGTCTAATTTGCCTTTTCGGGGAAAACGGACATCGGAAAATACGCTCAGCAGATAAGGTTTAAACTGCCGGTAAAGCTTTTCGGCCTCTTCATAATTATGAGCCATCAGTATTTTGGGTCGTGCGCGCATTCGGAGAATGCGATGTTCGTCATTGATTGATTCTTCCATGACCGCCTGGGTTTGCCTGACGATTTCTTTATAAAGGATCGGAAGAAAGGATGAATAATATATGGGTGAATCTTCCACCAGAATAATCACTCTGACCTTTGCCCTCTGAGTATCATAGGCCACATTCATCTGATCTTCGGTATTCTTGATCAGCGCAAGAAGCAGATCACTGTTTCCGTACCATACATACAGTTTATCTATCGAGGTGGTATCCGAATACTTAGAATCAAGGAGAAGCCGGTTGGTGTTATGAGCCAGGAGAAAAATCGGCAATTCGGGGCATAGCTTTTTTATTTTCCTTCC belongs to Thermodesulfobacteriota bacterium and includes:
- a CDS encoding PEP/pyruvate-binding domain-containing protein; translated protein: MANKVTEILLVSSPYDAFIMEEEGRLAERIIHEYRGLNLSRPPKLTWVSTAQEALNTLSNKEFDLVITMPRLDDMDAFSLGRKIKKLCPELPIFLLAHNTNRLLLDSKYSDTTSIDKLYVWYGNSDLLLALIKNTEDQMNVAYDTQRAKVRVIILVEDSPIYYSSFLPILYKEIVRQTQAVMEESINDEHRILRMRARPKILMAHNYEEAEKLYRQFKPYLLSVFSDVRFPRKGKLDNRAGFDLLSMIKKEIPDIPLLNLSSEEANRKKAEKIPAVFLNKNSPALHSEIRSFFMDRLGFGDFIFRLPNGREIARASNLMEMEKVVPSIPDKSIFFHATRNHFSSWLMARSEILLASKLKPLKTSDFPNIKELKDHLVASIQERRMGRQKGIITDFVSDAFDPDADFIKIGKGSLGGKARGLAFMSTQLKKNPHIHKKFNDITISVPKTLVISTEAFDSFINENKLRDIPTSDYSDNQISEIFLQSSLPDWLHSNLKLFIEHINYPLAIRSSSLLEDAQFQPFAGIYKTYMLPNQDPDPDQRLVQLEIAIKLVYASTYLEIPRAYARSTLHRTEDEKMAVIIQQLSGNRQGDYFYPALAGVAQSYNFYPISHMKPEEGIAHIALGLGKTVVEGGTSLRFSPKYPQFLPQFSTVDDILKNSQRFFFALKMVDSAESLESQDNATDDATLEKLEIDDVSDHAPVVHLSSTYIPEENRIRDAGNVPGYRVLTFAGILKYDLFPLPPILSEILKIGRKGMGSPVEIEFSVSIDFNNKKKAEFSLLQIRPMAISQYNRDVEITQKDIRRAFCFSTMALGNGKFEDITDIIYVRPDSFDPARTVEIAAEIGKMNRQMVQQNKKYLLIGPGRWGSADRWLGIPVTWNNISGIGAVIETTAENLKADPSQGSHFFHNITSLGISYLTIKENDEDFLDWKWLKSLLPQSETDYLRHVKLDRPITLKIDGKKSRAVLIR